A genomic stretch from Sporocytophaga myxococcoides includes:
- a CDS encoding PorP/SprF family type IX secretion system membrane protein: MKIYIKSLILITLILNSIELKSQDIQFSQFYNVPLYMNPGFAGSLHRTRVSFHQRLQWPKLDAKYTTSVLSADTYFSKYKSGVGLMVLQDNQGGGQISSTEVHFMYSYEVNINRKWTFKPGIEAAYVSRFLNYAELRFPHQFNNTQGLVSGTDPQDLLNRAKAYADLSAGGILYTKEFWLGFAGHHVNTPNQSFDGGANVSTLPAQYSIVSGYKYVLFQRVSMQHDKEEISVTPTFQYKWQGKSDQLDLGLYGAVNEFLVGFWYRGIPIKRYEQRIQNNESIIGFVGWKGETLRIGYSYDLTVSRLARAGTGGSHEFNLTYVFPKKHKKKIMKRLPCPSF; encoded by the coding sequence ATGAAGATTTACATAAAAAGCCTTATACTGATTACGTTGATATTAAACTCAATTGAGTTAAAATCTCAGGATATTCAATTTTCCCAATTCTACAATGTACCATTGTACATGAATCCTGGATTTGCCGGATCATTGCATAGAACAAGAGTCAGTTTTCACCAGAGGTTACAATGGCCGAAACTTGATGCTAAATATACTACTTCCGTTTTATCCGCTGATACTTATTTCTCCAAATATAAAAGTGGTGTTGGACTGATGGTTTTACAAGACAATCAGGGAGGAGGGCAAATAAGTAGCACTGAGGTACACTTTATGTATTCTTATGAAGTGAATATAAACCGAAAATGGACTTTTAAGCCGGGAATTGAAGCAGCTTATGTTTCAAGATTTCTCAATTATGCAGAACTTAGGTTTCCTCACCAATTCAATAATACACAAGGTCTTGTCAGTGGAACAGACCCGCAGGATTTACTAAATCGAGCAAAAGCTTATGCAGACTTATCAGCAGGAGGAATTTTATATACAAAAGAATTCTGGCTGGGATTTGCTGGCCACCATGTGAACACTCCGAACCAGTCTTTTGATGGAGGAGCTAATGTAAGTACTCTTCCCGCTCAATATTCAATTGTCAGCGGTTATAAGTATGTTTTATTTCAAAGGGTTTCGATGCAGCATGACAAAGAAGAAATAAGTGTCACTCCTACTTTTCAGTATAAATGGCAAGGTAAATCAGACCAATTGGATCTTGGATTATATGGAGCTGTAAATGAGTTCTTAGTTGGTTTTTGGTACAGGGGTATTCCTATTAAGAGGTATGAACAAAGAATACAAAACAATGAATCTATCATTGGTTTTGTTGGATGGAAAGGAGAAACGCTCAGAATCGGTTATAGCTATGACCTTACCGTATCAAGATTGGCCAGAGCAGGCACCGGTGGTTCACATGAATTCAATTTAACTTATGTTTTCCCTAAGAAACATAAGAAAAAAATTATGAAGAGATTGCCTTGTCCATCATTCTAA
- a CDS encoding OmpA family protein: protein MFTQYRLKFFLFLLLLLFHFNTNAQSNKKEVKRLTDEAANFFRIGKSGDQEAFIKALNLFLIADSLQPDDPEISYSVGLCYNHTDQKLKALPYLEKAKSGGVKYSDLDYYLAVSYHLAHRFQEAITLLNTYKKNVPSDKQTAERLIANCENGIELMKNPKEVKITNLGPNVNSKFPDYHPSISADESTIIFISRRDTTTGGQIDIQDNKYFEDIYISNKVNGEWTKPQDLGNGINTDSHDGSVGLSADGQELFIYRWSKENNGDLFVSDLMGTEWSAPRNIGRNINTKKSWESDMSITPDKKIIFFTSDRPGEGGRDIYMARKLPNGEYAKPINLGPKINTKYDEDAPFIHPDGKTLYFSSKGHKSMGGYDIFSCTINLETGAILTEPVNVGYPINTADDDVFFVWSADNKRAYFASEREGGYGEKDIYMLERTDVEAALVVLKGKILNCNLNSPITGKITVTDNTTQEVIGIYTPNSSTGNYIVILPAGKNYGVSVEAPGYVFYSKNIDIPFLEHYQEIDDQICMEQLKKGTKIVLRNVFFDVDKATLRKESEAELERLVELLNNNKSIRILISGHTDSDGNDDHNLRLSDARAKAVVDYLISKNIAGSRLTSKGFGETKPIMPNDTPENKQMNRRTEIEIIE, encoded by the coding sequence ATGTTTACTCAATATAGACTGAAGTTTTTCCTGTTCCTTCTTTTGTTGCTTTTTCATTTTAATACAAATGCCCAGAGCAATAAGAAGGAAGTAAAAAGATTAACTGATGAGGCTGCTAATTTTTTTCGAATTGGTAAGTCCGGAGATCAGGAAGCCTTTATAAAAGCTTTGAATTTATTTTTAATAGCTGACAGTTTACAGCCTGATGATCCTGAAATTTCTTATTCAGTGGGTTTGTGTTATAATCACACAGATCAAAAGCTTAAAGCTTTGCCATATTTGGAGAAGGCCAAATCGGGAGGGGTTAAGTATTCTGACCTCGATTATTATCTTGCGGTTTCTTATCATCTTGCTCATAGATTTCAAGAGGCTATAACATTATTGAATACATACAAAAAAAATGTTCCTTCTGATAAGCAGACTGCAGAAAGACTTATTGCCAATTGTGAGAATGGAATAGAATTGATGAAAAATCCCAAAGAAGTAAAAATTACCAATCTTGGTCCAAATGTCAATTCAAAATTTCCAGATTATCACCCTTCCATATCCGCAGATGAAAGCACTATAATATTTATATCCAGAAGAGACACCACCACTGGTGGCCAGATAGATATACAGGATAATAAATACTTTGAGGATATATACATCTCAAATAAAGTAAATGGAGAGTGGACCAAACCTCAGGATTTGGGAAACGGAATCAATACAGATTCTCATGATGGTTCTGTAGGTCTTTCTGCAGATGGGCAGGAATTATTTATATACCGATGGTCTAAAGAAAATAATGGAGACTTGTTTGTCAGTGATTTAATGGGAACTGAATGGTCTGCACCACGCAATATTGGCCGTAACATAAATACCAAAAAATCCTGGGAGTCTGATATGAGTATTACGCCGGATAAGAAAATTATATTTTTTACCAGTGACAGACCAGGGGAGGGAGGGCGTGATATCTATATGGCAAGAAAATTACCTAATGGTGAGTATGCTAAACCAATCAATCTTGGCCCTAAAATAAATACGAAATATGATGAAGATGCTCCTTTCATTCACCCGGATGGAAAAACACTTTATTTCAGTTCAAAAGGACATAAATCTATGGGAGGATATGATATATTTTCTTGTACTATAAATCTTGAAACCGGGGCTATCCTTACTGAACCTGTGAATGTCGGATATCCTATCAATACTGCAGATGATGATGTTTTCTTTGTGTGGTCTGCCGACAACAAGAGGGCTTATTTCGCATCTGAAAGAGAGGGAGGCTATGGTGAAAAAGATATTTATATGCTTGAAAGAACAGATGTTGAAGCTGCTCTGGTTGTGTTAAAAGGAAAGATACTTAATTGTAACTTAAATAGCCCGATTACTGGAAAGATAACCGTTACAGATAATACTACACAGGAGGTGATTGGTATCTATACGCCTAATTCAAGTACTGGTAATTATATAGTTATTCTTCCTGCGGGAAAAAACTATGGTGTAAGTGTAGAGGCACCTGGTTATGTTTTCTATTCTAAGAATATAGATATTCCATTTCTTGAGCATTATCAGGAAATCGATGATCAGATCTGTATGGAACAATTGAAGAAGGGAACCAAAATTGTCTTAAGAAACGTCTTCTTTGATGTTGATAAGGCAACACTTCGAAAAGAGTCTGAGGCTGAGCTTGAGAGGTTGGTAGAGCTGTTGAATAATAATAAGAGTATCAGAATTCTCATTTCCGGACATACAGATAGTGATGGAAATGATGATCATAATCTCAGGTTGTCAGATGCACGTGCTAAAGCTGTAGTCGATTATCTTATAAGTAAAAATATAGCAGGCTCCAGGTTGACTTCGAAAGGATTCGGAGAAACAAAACCTATTATGCCTAATGATACTCCTGAAAATAAACAAATGAACCGAAGAACTGAAATAGAAATTATAGAATAA
- the rpsA gene encoding 30S ribosomal protein S1: MAKPKEDFNWESFDTKGFGSGYDAKKRAELEALYEGTITQVNEKEVVKGTVVGITDRDVILNIGFKSDGLVPLSEFRDVEDLKVGQEVEVFVEDQEDAQGQLILSRRKAKIVQAWSNIQKALDNDIVIEGIVKRRTKGGLILDIYGVEAFLPGSQIDVKPIRDFDVFVGKKMEVKVVKINYTNDNVVVSHKVLIEKDIEKQKAEILNNLEKGQVLEGVIKNMTNFGVFIDLGGVDGLLHITDISWGRINHPEEVLKLDQKVNVVVLDFDDEKKRISLGMKQLTSHPWDSLPETIQVGSKVKGKIVNVADYGAFLEILAGVEGLIHVSEMSWSQHLRNPQDFIKVGDELEAVVLTLDREERKMSLGIKQLTEDPWTKQDVLTKYAVGSKHSGVVRNLTNFGLFIELEEGIDGLVHVSDLSWTKKIKHPSEFVKVGDKLDVVVLELDAENRRLALGHKQLEENPWNTFETIFTVGSAHKATIIQKNDKGAVLELPYGIEGFSSAKNLVKQDGKTAEVGESLDFKVLEFSKDEKRIVLSHTRVHSAAEQAEEAKEVKKTAKAKAPAKASLPEVEKSTLGDLEALSDLKKQMNKDEATAEKKAKAKKKEDGE, encoded by the coding sequence ATGGCAAAACCAAAAGAAGATTTTAACTGGGAAAGCTTTGATACCAAAGGTTTCGGTTCAGGTTATGATGCTAAGAAAAGAGCAGAATTGGAGGCTCTTTACGAAGGTACAATCACCCAGGTAAATGAGAAAGAAGTTGTTAAAGGTACTGTTGTAGGTATCACAGACAGAGACGTGATCCTTAATATAGGCTTTAAATCAGACGGATTAGTTCCATTGTCAGAGTTTCGTGATGTTGAAGATCTGAAAGTGGGACAAGAAGTAGAAGTATTTGTAGAAGATCAGGAAGATGCTCAGGGACAGCTTATCTTATCAAGAAGAAAAGCTAAGATTGTTCAGGCTTGGAGCAATATTCAAAAAGCACTTGATAACGATATCGTTATCGAAGGAATAGTTAAAAGAAGAACTAAAGGTGGTCTTATACTAGACATCTATGGCGTTGAAGCATTCCTTCCAGGTTCTCAGATTGACGTGAAACCAATCAGAGATTTTGATGTGTTTGTTGGCAAGAAAATGGAGGTAAAAGTTGTGAAAATCAACTATACCAACGATAACGTAGTAGTTTCTCACAAAGTACTTATCGAGAAAGATATCGAGAAGCAAAAAGCTGAGATCCTTAACAACCTTGAAAAAGGACAAGTACTTGAAGGTGTTATCAAGAATATGACAAACTTCGGTGTGTTCATTGACCTTGGTGGAGTTGACGGCTTATTGCACATCACTGATATTTCATGGGGTAGAATCAATCATCCAGAAGAAGTTCTTAAACTTGATCAAAAAGTTAATGTTGTTGTACTTGACTTTGATGACGAGAAGAAAAGAATTTCTCTTGGTATGAAACAACTTACTTCTCATCCTTGGGATTCACTTCCTGAGACTATTCAGGTTGGTTCAAAAGTTAAAGGTAAAATTGTTAACGTTGCAGATTATGGCGCATTCCTTGAAATCCTTGCAGGAGTTGAAGGTCTGATCCACGTTTCTGAAATGTCATGGTCTCAGCATTTGAGAAATCCACAGGATTTCATCAAAGTTGGTGATGAACTAGAGGCTGTTGTTCTTACTCTTGACAGAGAAGAAAGAAAAATGTCTCTTGGTATCAAACAATTAACTGAAGATCCTTGGACTAAACAAGATGTACTTACTAAGTATGCAGTAGGTTCTAAGCATTCAGGAGTTGTGAGAAACCTTACAAACTTCGGTCTTTTCATCGAGCTTGAAGAAGGTATCGATGGACTTGTTCACGTAAGTGATCTAAGTTGGACAAAGAAAATCAAACATCCATCTGAATTTGTTAAAGTAGGAGATAAACTTGATGTTGTTGTTCTTGAGCTGGATGCTGAAAACAGAAGACTTGCTTTGGGACACAAACAACTAGAGGAAAATCCTTGGAATACATTCGAAACAATCTTCACTGTAGGTTCTGCTCACAAAGCAACTATCATCCAGAAAAATGATAAAGGTGCTGTGCTTGAGCTACCTTACGGAATCGAAGGATTTTCAAGTGCAAAAAATCTTGTTAAACAAGATGGTAAAACAGCTGAAGTTGGAGAAAGCTTAGATTTCAAAGTTCTTGAGTTCTCTAAAGATGAGAAGAGAATTGTTCTATCTCATACAAGAGTTCATTCTGCAGCAGAACAGGCTGAAGAAGCGAAAGAAGTTAAGAAAACTGCAAAAGCAAAAGCTCCTGCAAAAGCATCTTTACCTGAGGTTGAGAAATCAACTCTTGGAGATTTAGAAGCACTTTCTGATCTTAAGAAGCAAATGAATAAAGACGAGGCTACTGCTGAGAAAAAAGCAAAAGCTAAGAAAAAAGAAGACGGAGAATAA
- a CDS encoding C40 family peptidase, with product MHQEPLLEIYGVCGLSVVPVKLEPSDKSEIGTQLLFGELFTILNKSEDGKWVYIEIVQDQYKGWIDSKQYEPVGKEYFTEYQKLQWPVCKDVMGVIQGNGKYFPILMGSTLPFYNNGTVIIGKNILRYDGEAQFINHTPDLKFLERTAKFYLAAPYMWGGKSHFGIDCSGFTQQVMKLCGKQLPRDSYHQAECGFKKPYSERLPGDLAFFHNAHGKVIHVGILLDQNVIIHASGEVRIDMLDENGIFNKEKNIYTHKLSSINQIF from the coding sequence ATGCATCAAGAGCCTTTACTGGAAATTTACGGAGTCTGTGGTTTGAGTGTAGTGCCTGTTAAATTAGAACCATCTGACAAGAGTGAAATCGGAACACAACTATTGTTTGGAGAACTTTTTACAATATTGAATAAGTCTGAAGATGGAAAATGGGTTTACATAGAAATCGTTCAGGATCAGTATAAAGGCTGGATTGATTCAAAACAATATGAACCGGTGGGAAAGGAGTATTTCACTGAATACCAAAAACTACAATGGCCAGTTTGTAAAGATGTTATGGGAGTGATTCAAGGAAATGGGAAATATTTTCCGATTTTAATGGGAAGTACACTTCCATTTTATAACAACGGTACCGTGATTATCGGGAAAAATATCCTCAGATATGACGGTGAAGCTCAATTTATTAATCATACTCCGGATTTGAAATTTCTTGAGCGTACTGCTAAATTTTACCTTGCAGCCCCGTATATGTGGGGAGGAAAATCTCATTTTGGAATCGATTGTTCTGGCTTTACTCAACAAGTAATGAAACTCTGTGGGAAACAATTACCACGAGATTCATACCACCAGGCAGAGTGTGGTTTTAAAAAGCCCTATTCAGAGCGTCTCCCAGGAGACCTTGCATTTTTTCATAATGCTCACGGTAAAGTCATTCATGTTGGTATTTTGCTTGATCAGAATGTGATAATCCATGCATCTGGAGAAGTAAGAATAGATATGCTTGATGAAAATGGAATTTTCAATAAGGAGAAAAATATTTATACACATAAGTTATCCTCCATTAATCAAATCTTTTAA
- the smpB gene encoding SsrA-binding protein SmpB — MAAKEKISSDINIRNKKAGFEFQFLENFTAGMVLKGTEIKAIRQGKVNFQDAFCFFKGNELYVKNMHISIYTEGSYYNHEPLRDRKLLLNKKELRKLLIKGDEKGLTIIPVRLFVNDRGFAKLEIALGKGKKLYDKREDIKAKDVRRELERDRY; from the coding sequence ATGGCAGCAAAGGAAAAAATATCATCAGATATCAATATCAGAAATAAAAAGGCAGGATTTGAATTCCAGTTTCTTGAAAATTTTACCGCAGGAATGGTTCTTAAAGGCACAGAAATCAAAGCCATTCGCCAGGGGAAAGTAAATTTTCAGGATGCCTTTTGTTTTTTTAAAGGGAATGAATTGTATGTCAAGAATATGCATATCTCGATTTATACAGAAGGAAGTTATTATAATCATGAACCATTGAGAGATAGAAAACTGTTGCTCAACAAAAAAGAACTAAGAAAACTGCTTATAAAAGGAGATGAAAAAGGGCTCACTATTATTCCGGTCCGTTTGTTTGTAAATGACAGAGGGTTTGCCAAATTGGAAATAGCCTTAGGTAAAGGAAAAAAACTTTATGACAAGCGGGAAGATATTAAGGCAAAAGATGTTAGAAGAGAGCTTGAAAGAGATCGTTATTAA
- the tsaD gene encoding tRNA (adenosine(37)-N6)-threonylcarbamoyltransferase complex transferase subunit TsaD, with protein sequence MGPYILAIESSCDETAASVIGNGKILSNIVATQDVHIKYGGIVPELASRAHQQNIIPVVNQALLNANITKSMLNAVAVTKGPGLLGSLLVGISFAKSFALGLNVPLIEVNHMQAHILSHFIDDPKPEFPFICLTVSGGHTQIVLVKNHLEMEILGETQDDAVGEAFDKSAKLLGLPYPGGPLIDKYAQEGNSQAYTFPKVDTPGLNFSFSGIKTAILYFLQNNTMKDEQFIAKNLNNICASIQYTLIDILMRKLRKAVQETGIREVAIAGGVSANKGLRKVLEMEANTQGWKVYVPDFQYCTDNAAMIAMAAHFKYVKGDFSSQALVPDPRMNF encoded by the coding sequence ATGGGTCCTTATATTTTAGCAATAGAATCATCTTGTGACGAGACTGCGGCTTCGGTAATTGGCAACGGTAAAATTCTTTCAAATATTGTAGCAACGCAAGATGTGCATATTAAATATGGCGGCATTGTCCCTGAACTTGCCTCAAGAGCTCACCAACAAAATATTATTCCTGTTGTCAATCAGGCATTGCTAAACGCAAATATAACAAAATCCATGCTAAATGCAGTTGCTGTTACTAAAGGCCCAGGTCTTTTAGGATCTTTACTGGTTGGGATTTCTTTTGCAAAGTCATTTGCGTTGGGGCTTAATGTACCTCTTATTGAAGTGAACCATATGCAAGCGCATATTTTATCTCATTTTATTGATGATCCAAAACCTGAATTTCCTTTTATTTGTTTGACAGTGAGTGGAGGACATACTCAGATAGTGTTGGTTAAAAATCATCTGGAAATGGAGATTCTCGGAGAAACTCAAGATGATGCTGTAGGAGAAGCTTTTGATAAATCGGCCAAATTATTGGGACTTCCATATCCGGGTGGACCTTTAATTGATAAATATGCTCAAGAAGGAAATTCTCAAGCCTATACCTTTCCAAAAGTCGACACGCCCGGATTGAATTTTTCTTTTAGTGGTATAAAAACTGCAATTCTTTATTTTCTTCAAAATAATACAATGAAGGATGAACAGTTTATTGCTAAAAATCTTAATAATATCTGTGCAAGTATTCAATATACTCTAATTGATATTCTTATGAGAAAACTCAGAAAAGCAGTTCAGGAAACAGGAATCAGGGAAGTGGCCATTGCTGGTGGAGTGTCAGCTAATAAAGGATTAAGGAAAGTGCTTGAAATGGAGGCTAATACTCAAGGATGGAAAGTTTACGTTCCTGATTTTCAGTATTGCACAGATAATGCTGCAATGATTGCAATGGCAGCACATTTTAAATATGTTAAAGGAGATTTTAGTAGTCAGGCATTAGTACCTGATCCAAGAATGAATTTTTAA